The DNA window ATCGGCATTGAAGAAATACTGGGTGATGGCGCTGTTGGCACCGGCATCCAGTTTTTGTTTCAGGTAGTCGATGTCCTTGGCATAGCTTGGCGCATCCGGGTGAATCTCCGGGTAGGCCGCCACTTCAATCTCAAAGTGATCGCCAGTGTGTTTGCGGACAAACTCCACCAGCTCACGGGCGTAAATCAGCCGGGTGGCGCCCATGCCCGAGGGTACGTCGCCGCGCAGGGCAACCATGCGATCAACGCCCGCGTTTTTGTAGTCATTGATGAGTGACAGCACGGTCTCTTCATCGTCGCCACCAAAGGAGAGGTGGGGCGCCACCGACAGGCCCGCGGCCTTGGTTTCCAGCACAATGTTCTTGGTGTTATCCCGGGTGGAGCCACCGGCACCGTAGGTTACCGAGAAAAAACTCGGGTCAAGTTCGGCCAGCTCGGCGCGAACCGTTTGTAATTTTTCCTTGCCTGCCGGTGTTTTCGGCGGGAAGAATTCAAAACTGAAGCGTGGGGACATGGTTGGGTCCTGTTGGTGTTCGTCTTGAGCTGCTAGTTGTGTCTAGCAGCTGAACGCTGGACGGGAGACGGGAGACGCAAAAGATGGCCCTTTACTGAAACTCTCTCCCGGAGGAGAGTGGGCAGAGTTGCGGCGGCGAAGCCGCATTTCTTTTGCGTCTCCGGAGCGCCGGGCGCCCGTCTCCCGTTCCGCGTCTCCCGTTAGTACTTATAACTCTCCGGCTTAAACGGCCCTTCTACCGGCACGCCAATGTACTTAGCCTGTTGCTCGGTCATGCGAGTGATGACGCCGCCAAAGCCGCGCACCATTT is part of the Spongiibacter taiwanensis genome and encodes:
- the metF gene encoding methylenetetrahydrofolate reductase [NAD(P)H], which codes for MSPRFSFEFFPPKTPAGKEKLQTVRAELAELDPSFFSVTYGAGGSTRDNTKNIVLETKAAGLSVAPHLSFGGDDEETVLSLINDYKNAGVDRMVALRGDVPSGMGATRLIYARELVEFVRKHTGDHFEIEVAAYPEIHPDAPSYAKDIDYLKQKLDAGANSAITQYFFNADAYFYFLEDCEKAGIDKPIYPGIMPITNFTNLARFSRNCGADIPRWLTQKLSGYGDDQESVTKFGEEFVTELCQILMEGGAPGIHFYTMNQVEPVKRMLQELQR